GACAATCATGGGATTACCCTAGAATACAGTCATTGAGGAGAGTGTCTTGGAGATTATGAAGGAGGCAAGCATTAGGAAAACAATTGAAAAAGGGGTGTTCAGCAAACGACACATGAAGGAGATCGATCCTGTTATCTCTGCTATTTAGTTTTTCCCATTCAACCATTCCTTGGATAGGTTATTCAAAGTTTTAGTGCATAAAAAAGGCGGCATTGATTGTAAAGCTGCGTTATTATGACTATATGGTAGGGGATCTGACTCAATCATGGAGATTATCGACTCCCTTTCTTTGGCGTCTGATTTTTTCATTGCACTTGCAGAGATGAGCTTCTTCTCTTtggtgttggaaggtttggattTTGCCTCTTGCTACTGTTTGTCCTTTTGCTTCTTTAATAAGTTTTTATGGCATCAAGTACTATGTAGGAGCAATAATTGTCGATCCTTTTCTCGTTACCAATGGTAGCCAAAGGTTCTTCCATGGGAAGGAGCAGCAATTCCAAAAGTTTGATCGGATTTAATTTTCAAGTTATTTGTAAGtggatctttaaaattttattcttaatgagttttttttataaattttttagacCTTAAAATTCTGATTTATGTTATATTTTGAGTCTTAGGCCTTTTTTATAAATGATAttctttatataaaaataaatatataatttttttggtaAAGAAATAAGAGGGAGTGAATTCGAGTGAGAGATGAAaggagttttttttaaaaaaaaaaattataatgatcTGTAAAATTGCATATTAATaactttaataatatttaaactaactctctatttatttatgatattatttaattttaatttaaaaattaaaatatattatcaaatttatatatataagtatGAAGAAGAAGTGtgcaaaataattttcttttttgaaaaaagtaattaaaaaatattttgtattaattaaaaattttaaattctctaaataataaaaaatataaaaaaatatttttatgaaaaatattttcagtaaaataaatgaaaattaattttttaaaaaaattaaaattatataactaaattaaaaatatactaaaaattaaagccACTGCAGAGAAAAGTACACTAAGTCACTCCGTTCTTATATCAACgagtattttatataaaaaatttagattggaAACTGATAAGATTTCTCAATTCTAATATGTAGTAACTCTAATTTTCAGAATTTGAATACAAATTTAATAggcaaattcaaatttattcaaGGTGAAATCTGGCTTAGAAATTTTGCGTAATAACAGGCTCAAACAAGCCCAACTCAGCGAGCCCAATAAATAGGGCCAACGTATATATTTGACCCAATTTTCCATGAGCCAATCACAAGCCGTCCGATTCTATCCCTCAACGTTAGGCTAAAATGAAATCCGACGGTAACTAAGAGCAGGATTCTAACTGCAAATCTCGCCGTCCAGTCCAGATCCGCTAGACCAgagaacagagagagagagagagagagagagagagataaagATGCCTAGGTGGTTCGATCCATGGCCCGTCTTCTTCAAGCGAGAGTTTAACAGGAACTGGCCGTTCCTGGTCGGCTTCGCCGTAACTGGAGCCATCATCACCAAGTTCTCTCTCGGCCTTACAGGTACCACATGTCGATCTACGCCTTGTTTTTTTTACTGTGTGTTATGTCTTCAAATATCTCTATAATTTGATCGGGTTTGCCTCTTAATTTTTTCCAGAGGAGGATGCGAAAAATTCACCTTTCGTCCAGAGGCACAAGAGGTAAATTTCTGAACCCTAGAGTCGATCCTTCTTTCTTTGTTtgtgatctttttttttttttcagtgtaGTTTTGTTATAATATGTAAGTTTACTTTATGATTGAGCTGAAGTTAATGTGAAAATTAGGATTTAAGTGTCAGAGAGGCGCTCAAGTATTCATGCTTGTATAGCGTAAGCATGCTTAGATTTTTCAAATGATAATCACTATGATTCTTTTCCTGAAATATAGTGTTTGGATTTCTGTGTGATCTGAGTGGAACCAGCGTTTGCTCAGTGGTTCACAGCCTGATGTGTTTTGGATCCCAAATTTTTATTCTAATATCCTTTTGTGGTTCTAATGTGTTGTATATCGATAAACAATCTTTACCATGTCTGTGTTGGGGCTTTTGTGGGGATTTTGAAGGGACTAGTCATGAAGAATGGGAGCATAATGGTTGCCATTTTACATAGTTGCACCTTGTGCACATTCCTCTATAACCTAAAGGAATTGGATTGAATAGTTAATGCAGCCAACATAGAGGAGATGATTTTAAGCCATTGGTATTAGGATATGTATGAATACAACTGCCTGGTCATTGAATATGCTCTTGTTCTTGGTGGGACTTATGAATAGCCAGGAAGCAGTCTTGAGAGCCTGGgattaatgatttttaattatcttcttttctttctgtgTTTCAGTTGTGTCCATTTTGTGCATGTGTGTCCATATAAAGCTTGTTCTTAATTTGTGCAGTCATAGGAGTTGCCTATGATGATTTGTTTAATTAATATCTTTGAGATTGTTGTGGTTATGTGGTTATTGGAACTACTTGGATAGATTAATTTCTTTCATTGTCATCTACAAACAGCACTCACTAATAATGCTATCTTTTGAATGGTATTTGCTGCTCTTGGTATGTGGTAAATGCCATTGTCATTGTTAGAGTGCATCTAATATAAGTCTGACCTCATATGGGAATAAGTTTAACAATCGTTTGATTAAATATTTAGATcaatatttatttgaattaattaaaatgtatataatgaatgcataaatataaaatattttatcatatgGTTGTAAAAATGGTCCTTATATGCGCTTAAGCTCTCCATAGTCTTACCCTTGTTATGATCTGTTTTATTGTATTAGTAAAGTAGGATAATTTTTCTGTGAAGCAGAAAAGTACATATTCTCAATGATTGTGGGTTATATAATTTTGGCATATTTACACAACTTTGTGTATGATTTTGCTTGGTTTATATGTGTGCAGATGAATTGGAAACCCAATAAAGTTATCAGCAGTGCACTTATTGCTGGAAAGGAAACAGATTTGAAGTGTTTTTTTGGTCTATAAACTTCAATAAAAGGAGAGATGTTATATATTCTCCAGGTGTAATTTTTCTATCAGAGGTTGCTTTCTTTACTTGAATAACATTGAACACATTTATTAAATGGCTGTTTACATTTTGTTGAATTGAACATCTTTTGGGTGGAGTTGTGATTTGAGCTTCTGACATTTGAAACGCAGGCAGACAATTTGATGGACTATGGAATATTTCACATTAAATCATTGAGATATTTGGAATTATGTATTTTCAGGGGCTATGGAAATTTGACAAAGCACTGTCTTTTAAGGTAGCTCCTAGTATGATGGAAGATTTTGCCTCCCTTAGTGAAGTCTCCATATTCTTCTTGAGCTGGTGTTTTGCCAGCCTTTGCCTTCCTACCCTTGAGGTCCCTAGGCATACCTTTCCCCTTATTTTGCCTCTTTCTGCTCTAGATCTAGAGCTTTTCTACCCTTCaattgttttatgttttttccACTTGCTTTCCGACCATGTTCTATTCAGATCTAAGCTGTTTCTCTGTGTTGACATTTAGGATGTACAGTGGAATCGCTCTGATCCAGCTAAGTAGTTTTCAGCGGGGTCTCTGATGGGTCTTGTTATGACTAAGAGATGGGATTGATACACAAAAAATTTCCCTCTATTTCATCTCTTCCTTTACTTCTTCTGTTCTACCTTCCTTCTCTCCCTTCTTCCCTTCTATTTCCTTTTCCCTTTTCCTTTGTTTCCTGTGGAGATGTGCCCTTGCGATAATAATTGGTACGAGTGCAGATACCAAGAGGGTGAAGCTTCAAATAAGTTCCTTTCTAGCTTTTTTTTCTGTCTTGGAAAGGTGTAGGCCTGTTATTTATAGACTTTTCTATAGTCTTTTTAGCTCTTACATTACAATAATCAGAATTCTTTGGAGGATATTACTGTAACTTTTTTTCAAGCTGGGCGTGGAGATACATCGTGGGATAGGTTGCACGTGGAGACAATTGGCATGACAGTGAAAAGGGGGATGAAAATagaagaaagggaaggagggaACGAAGGGAGAATAATAGAAGaaggaaagaaagagagaattaGAGAAATATTTGTTGTGCATTCACCAGAAGATCTATCAATTACAATCTTCCGCTATGTGTACAGTGTATTATCGTATTATTTTCGTTTGGAAAACTTATTTACAAAAAacaataaatgaaaattgatataaaaaataaagctcaattgaattgaaaattttaaggacCCTTAATTCCAAAAATAAGAGGATCTCACCTCCCTCCTTTATTGTGACCTCCTTGATGAGTTGATTCTATGTGCTCTTGAAGCAGAGGGTCTCAATTGTTGTTAGTGTTGCAGCCATCCCTATCTCTTTTGAGCAGGAGCGGCTCCGTTATCTCTACCCAGATCTAGGTTTTCTCTCTTCAATTGGTATCTCTACCCAGATCTAGGTTTTCTCTCTTCAATTGGTATCTCTATACAGATCTAGGTTTTCTCTCTTCAATTGGTATCTCTACCCAGAATTGGTGTGAGGTTGTATTATAGTTTTGTGTTGGTCTTTTTGTTATGAGCAGGTTGAGCTTTTGTGAGGTATGGATGTTTTCGTGCTCTGATTTTTCTCGATTCTGTGTAATTGTTCATTTAGGTTTGTAAGTTTGGATGATTTCTTATCTTTGGCTCTTTCTCGTTACTCAATTGGTGAACGTGGTTAGACGGTAGCTGAGAAATCTTTCCTTACATAGCACGCCACCACCATCCGGCAATCTTCGCGCAAAGGCTAACCTTCTTTGACTTGGGAAGAGGTTGTCTGGTAGCCCTTGTCCTTCCTTCCTCTTAGATTTGGTTTGCATGTGCTTGATTTGAGTTTTTTCTTTGATGTCTTTCTCCATGGGTGTTACAGTTAGTTGAGCAAGCTTTTGCTTTTCTTCTTTGGGCTCCATttgattttccttttcttgGAGAAACCTGCCTCTATAGCAATCATTCTTGGCTAACGGTTGTGTCAATACTATACCTGGATTCGGATCTCCTACTTTTGAGCCTAGGATTTCACCGATTGcacttcaatattttttttatctcgtATTGTTGGTGGCCTTAGATTCATGGACGTTAGTTTTAGTTTTATATGGATTATCCTTGTATTAGCTTTTGGCCTTTATTATTCAATGAATATAAGAtcgttgagaaaaaaaaaaaaaggaaatcctTATTGTGACAAGTCTTCCTAAGTGTGACATTTGATGAACTCCTTTTTCTAGCCAATAATTCATAAATGCTCAGTatggaattaaaaattttaagaaattcaatttaattaaaagaaaggaaagaattcaattatttttaatttaaaaaatatttattatacataaaaatgaAATCTGACATTATTTTGTAAGCatccatttaaattattttttaataaaattgtcCATATCACAAGAATATTTGgcattgaatttaaaaataaaacaaaatactttttaaaaaatatcatttaaaattcGGGTGAAAAAAGGTAAGttgagaaaatttattttattattttaacgtttttataactaaattatattaaaattaaatttaaattaatttttaatatttgttaaATAGTATGCGTAAGAAACTGCTTTTTGGGTTAGACAATAATCCTTTAAGTGAAGCTTAAGTAGTGAGTATTTTCAAGCAATCAAAGTACACAAACGTTATTTAAGTAGGTTGTTGGTTTCTTGATTTCTATGTCCAGCGCTCCTCGATGTtacatttttcaattaaaaaaacttGACACGTGATCTGTTTATATTTATACCTTAAGATTATAACATTATTTTCCTGTTATTtaggatttttcttttttttttttcctttcattttctttttactatCAACTTAAATTACTTTTAGGCtgagtatttaattttttttttaaactgcaATCGAATTGTTAAGTCTTAAGGGTAAGTGTACATAGAAAACCCCTTAGGGCAGAAGAAGCAATAAGCCGAGAGGCCATAGAATGCTGGAATTCCACCACACTATAAAGCCTTAAAATTCACCTGGTCCAAAACCTAGAGCTAACACACAAATGCCACCACCATTGGAAGCAATAAAGCCAATACTAGAGAAGATGATGGTAGGCATCGGACAAGTCTTGCATGTATAGGAAAGACCGCAAAAATAATACAGAAGATAAAAGAAGTCACACCCAAACACTCACAGAAAATTCGAGAAACAAGGAGGATTCAACCTTTATTGACAGAAAATTCTCTCCctctaattagaaaaaaaaaaactctactaTAAATGACCAAAttatcttaattaaaattttctcattttatttctAATATATGCAACATCCCTTTTCTTTAATTGTTGCaatcatttttaatattatttattataatattattcagACACTCATTTTAATACATTTAATTTCATCTATGTGAActtaatgaaatatatataaaccCTCTAATCTTAATAATTTCAGTATTTAAAAGTGTTTTATTGGCTTAATAAGTTCGagttactaattttttttttttaattttcctattcagaaaaagtaaaaatacaATAAACCCAGTTGCTGTGGGTAGAGATGCAATTGGCGTCCCTGTCTACCACAACTTCATCCACTTCTAAATCTGTTACAGATTGAGCATTCATGAAGCAAGGAGACTCATACTTGTTGATTACATTCAAATTTTATCAGCAAGACACTCTCTAAACATAGATGAGTGGTTCGCAAATAGTGTCATCCGCATGACTTCTTTTaccattatttttaataatttaacaataattaaataataatttaattaataaattttatattattaaaaaattggtcatattaaatttatcataaattgaaaaaatcaatcTAAATATAAAGGACTAAATTGTCCCATGTCCCATACAATAAAACTACACAGACtaaattgttaaa
This sequence is a window from Manihot esculenta cultivar AM560-2 chromosome 4, M.esculenta_v8, whole genome shotgun sequence. Protein-coding genes within it:
- the LOC110612952 gene encoding uncharacterized protein LOC110612952; this encodes MPRWFDPWPVFFKREFNRNWPFLVGFAVTGAIITKFSLGLTEEDAKNSPFVQRHKR